One region of Candidatus Peribacteraceae bacterium genomic DNA includes:
- a CDS encoding diacylglycerol kinase family protein has product MVHVFAQSARHALRGIVFVWKRERNFKILSAMAVLLITASIVLRFSFAELMAVLFTCAAVLVAELINTIVEEILDVIEPHYSVHVGRLKDVTAGVVLLLSVFAATIGVLTVVHHYAPFLQE; this is encoded by the coding sequence ATGGTCCATGTATTCGCACAGAGCGCCAGGCATGCACTGCGGGGTATCGTTTTCGTGTGGAAGAGGGAGCGGAACTTCAAGATTTTGAGCGCGATGGCCGTGCTCCTCATCACCGCTTCCATTGTCCTCCGCTTCTCCTTCGCCGAGCTCATGGCGGTCCTCTTCACTTGCGCAGCGGTGCTGGTAGCCGAACTCATCAACACGATCGTGGAGGAGATACTGGACGTGATCGAACCCCACTACAGCGTGCACGTGGGAAGGCTGAAGGACGTGACGGCGGGGGTGGTGCTCCTCCTCAGTGTCTTCGCCGCAACCATCGGTGTCCTCACCGTTGTGCACCACTACGCTCCATTCCTGCAGGAATAG
- a CDS encoding DMT family transporter, with protein sequence MNTLSLRRLWVRTEPMPQSASLLGWAALMGMILSSSTYYSLAKELTVVLTPLALVLFSEALTAIFVLLSFGLFPAIKSLSGLSKAELLSLLVVGVLSSIVAPALLFAGLSMTSAVNATLFGNTEMLFLLLLSVLFMGERLRLSHSFSLLFIGAGVLCIALRGFTESVVLRPGDMLILLSSLIWAGSGLLFRKFLHDVPVSTVVLTRAVIAVWGISLSFLFSPAGAVIAQAQSLTPDLLVTLLAFAFLSRFLTVFCFYQSLDRLPVSTVSVFNNFAVIGSIAFAFWYLGEPLQTHQAVGAALILTGTILLEALNGYHPTHEHRISHLVQKHMHRA encoded by the coding sequence ATGAACACACTCTCCCTGCGTCGTTTGTGGGTACGGACGGAGCCCATGCCGCAGTCCGCCTCCCTGCTGGGATGGGCGGCGCTCATGGGAATGATCCTCTCCTCTTCGACATACTATTCCCTGGCCAAGGAACTCACCGTGGTGCTCACGCCTCTCGCGCTCGTCCTCTTCAGCGAGGCGCTGACGGCCATCTTCGTCCTTCTCTCCTTCGGGCTCTTCCCCGCCATCAAGTCCCTCTCAGGTTTGAGCAAAGCGGAACTCCTGTCCCTGCTCGTGGTGGGTGTGCTGAGCAGCATCGTCGCCCCTGCGCTGCTCTTCGCGGGCTTGAGCATGACCAGCGCAGTCAACGCCACGCTCTTCGGGAACACGGAAATGCTTTTCCTCTTGCTCCTCTCCGTACTCTTCATGGGGGAACGCCTCCGCCTCTCCCATTCATTCTCCCTCCTCTTCATCGGAGCCGGCGTGTTATGCATCGCGTTACGCGGCTTCACGGAATCCGTTGTGCTGCGGCCCGGTGACATGCTCATCCTCCTTTCCAGCCTCATATGGGCGGGCAGCGGCCTCCTCTTCCGCAAGTTCCTCCACGACGTCCCCGTTTCCACCGTGGTGCTCACGCGCGCGGTGATCGCCGTGTGGGGGATTTCGCTCTCCTTCCTGTTTTCGCCGGCGGGCGCGGTGATCGCCCAGGCGCAGTCCCTCACCCCCGATTTGCTTGTCACCCTCCTCGCCTTCGCCTTCCTCTCCCGATTCCTCACCGTATTCTGCTTCTACCAATCGCTGGACCGGCTCCCCGTTTCCACCGTCTCCGTGTTCAACAACTTCGCGGTGATCGGTTCCATCGCCTTCGCCTTCTGGTACCTTGGCGAACCTCTGCAGACGCACCAAGCTGTGGGTGCCGCACTCATCCTCACGGGGACCATCCTCCTGGAGGCGCTCAACGGTTACCACCCCACGCACGAACACCGGATCTCGCACCTGGTGCAGAAGCACATGCATCGGGCGTAA
- a CDS encoding S-layer homology domain-containing protein codes for MPFTLPLLSFIVLAAGGATDSGATLLRDDLPFFQEAVTILRQEEEEQGRETLEAEGAEMFPLSATGAQQASQFSDFVTVYWRNAPYDLKDVPRNLWFAPYVRDMVSLGIVTGYTDTTGKPLGEFGPHRPVSIEEMTKMVMVAAGVDPATCSTTTFNEQARDRWSAPYIACAEDRKLSLSTDASLDVTRPALRGEVVITLLEAFGVIKPSSGSVAMVVATGSGGAAGTTQTGSVFLDVLPGMATTDAIHRAAEDGIISGYKDAQGVPTGYFGPDKQITRAEVSKVLSLALQVYGKRKE; via the coding sequence ATGCCCTTCACACTCCCGCTTCTCTCCTTCATCGTCCTCGCTGCCGGAGGCGCCACGGATTCCGGCGCAACGCTCCTCCGGGACGACCTTCCGTTCTTCCAGGAGGCCGTCACCATCCTCCGGCAGGAGGAAGAGGAGCAAGGGCGGGAAACGCTGGAAGCGGAAGGGGCGGAAATGTTCCCGCTCTCGGCAACGGGGGCCCAGCAGGCGTCGCAGTTTTCCGATTTCGTGACGGTCTACTGGCGCAATGCGCCGTATGACCTCAAGGATGTCCCGCGGAACCTGTGGTTCGCCCCCTACGTGCGGGACATGGTGAGCTTGGGGATCGTGACGGGATACACGGATACAACCGGGAAGCCGTTGGGGGAATTCGGGCCGCATCGCCCCGTGAGCATCGAGGAGATGACGAAGATGGTGATGGTGGCGGCGGGCGTGGACCCTGCGACATGCAGTACGACCACCTTCAACGAGCAGGCGAGGGACCGCTGGTCGGCGCCGTACATCGCCTGCGCGGAGGACCGCAAGCTCTCGCTCTCCACGGATGCTTCCCTGGACGTCACGCGTCCGGCCTTGCGCGGAGAAGTGGTGATCACGCTTTTGGAAGCGTTCGGCGTCATCAAGCCGTCTTCCGGTTCCGTGGCCATGGTGGTGGCGACGGGGAGCGGGGGTGCTGCGGGGACAACGCAAACGGGCTCCGTCTTCCTCGACGTCCTCCCCGGCATGGCCACGACGGACGCCATCCACCGCGCGGCGGAAGACGGCATCATTTCGGGTTACAAAGACGCGCAAGGAGTCCCCACCGGATACTTCGGGCCCGACAAGCAGATCACGCGTGCGGAAGTCTCCAAAGTCCTTAGCTTGGCGTTACAAGTGTATGGGAAGAGGAAGGAATAG
- the carB gene encoding carbamoyl-phosphate synthase (glutamine-hydrolyzing) large subunit, translating into MTAPQTSGPPRPIQGKGEHFPEVRSVLLLGSGALKIGEAGEFDYSGSQAIKALKEEGKRVILINPNIATNQTSWGLADGVYFIPVTPPFVEEVIKKEKPDAIALSFGGQTALNCGLQLADDGVLDRHGIRVLGTPVESIRKTEDRALFNQELQSIGVSVPRSFACTTVADSMDAARSIGFPVIVRGAFALGGKGSGRAMNETELKDVLKVAFVESPQVLVEEDLTGWKEIEYEVVRDAADNCITVCNMENVDPLGIHTGESIVIAPSQTLDNTEYQMLRSIALRVIRHMKIVGECNIQYALHPRSREYRVIEVNARLSRSSALASKATGYPLAFIAAKLALGYTLPELRNAITQVTCADFEPSLDYVALKMPRWDLQKFRFVSDQVTSEMKSVGEVMALGRTFEETLQKAIRMLNIGEEGLFPASMEFDDLARELKRPTPRRIFAVAQALHGEWSVEEVNAATGIDLWFLRRIQAIAQTSKDLFKSKTAPLEDDLLHKAKLMGFSDRGIGQIRDQRTQEIRDQRIRAKILPVVKQVDTLGGEFPAQTNYLYMTYNGMEDDIHFGAYGPQLSAISDDQQPTESSKLKADRPVAIVLGGGPYSIGSSVEFDWCCVQAAHELQRQGYSVSMINSNPETVSTDYDECDALFFEELSDERVRDIVERLNPEGVVVSMGGQIPNSLARKLASAGIPLFGTSATDIDRAEDRHKFSSFLDEIKVDQPEWKEFADVAVAQDFCEKVGYPVIVRPSYVLSGAAMAVVHSGKDLEAFLEQASLVSKDSPVVISKFEQGAKEIDFDGVAQEGKLLLYAFSEHIENAGVHSGDSTMVLPSQRVNLATLRQLKVIAKKIAAGLRISGPFNIQFLAKNNRLKVIECNVRASRSFPFCSKVTGQNFAVLATQSLLRRAPPDKRYQTVDLDHVAVKAAQFSFGRLKGADPRLGVEMASTGEVACFGLNAEQALLTALVAVGFKLPKKSILLTVGKLEDKMDILPAVQALHEKGYVFFATLRTHEFLQSRGIPSALLHKVSEPRSPNIREYLEQKRIDLVINIPTHFTVDEQTDGYYIRRIATDQGVPLLTNVQLVKRVVEALVQEDITKLPVMRWPDLLKEGAGN; encoded by the coding sequence ATGACGGCGCCACAGACCAGCGGCCCCCCGCGGCCCATCCAGGGCAAGGGGGAGCATTTTCCTGAAGTCCGGTCGGTCCTCCTGCTGGGTTCCGGCGCCCTGAAGATCGGCGAGGCCGGGGAATTCGATTATTCCGGCAGCCAAGCCATCAAGGCCTTGAAGGAGGAGGGCAAGCGCGTGATCCTCATCAACCCCAATATCGCCACCAACCAGACCAGCTGGGGCTTGGCGGACGGCGTGTACTTCATCCCCGTCACTCCCCCCTTCGTGGAGGAGGTGATCAAGAAGGAGAAGCCCGACGCCATTGCCCTGAGTTTCGGCGGTCAGACCGCCCTCAACTGCGGCCTGCAGCTTGCGGATGACGGTGTCCTGGACCGCCATGGCATCCGCGTGCTGGGGACGCCGGTGGAGAGCATCCGCAAGACGGAAGACCGCGCACTCTTCAACCAGGAACTGCAGTCCATCGGCGTGTCGGTGCCGCGCTCTTTCGCCTGCACGACCGTGGCGGACTCCATGGACGCGGCACGGAGCATCGGCTTTCCCGTGATCGTACGCGGGGCATTCGCGCTGGGCGGCAAAGGGAGCGGAAGGGCGATGAACGAGACGGAGCTGAAGGACGTGCTCAAAGTGGCGTTCGTGGAATCGCCGCAGGTGCTGGTGGAGGAGGACCTCACCGGCTGGAAGGAGATCGAGTACGAGGTGGTGCGCGACGCGGCGGACAATTGCATCACCGTCTGCAACATGGAGAACGTGGATCCGCTCGGCATTCACACGGGGGAATCCATCGTCATCGCGCCCAGCCAGACGCTGGACAACACCGAGTACCAAATGCTGCGCAGCATCGCACTGCGGGTGATACGGCACATGAAGATCGTGGGCGAGTGCAACATCCAGTACGCACTCCATCCCCGGTCACGCGAATACCGCGTCATCGAAGTGAACGCCCGCCTCAGCCGCAGCTCCGCGCTTGCCTCCAAAGCCACCGGCTATCCCCTCGCCTTCATCGCCGCAAAGCTTGCGCTCGGCTACACGCTCCCGGAACTCCGCAACGCCATCACGCAAGTCACCTGCGCGGACTTCGAGCCCTCGCTCGACTACGTGGCCTTGAAGATGCCCCGCTGGGACCTGCAGAAGTTCCGTTTCGTTTCGGACCAGGTGACGAGCGAGATGAAATCCGTGGGGGAGGTGATGGCGCTGGGCAGGACCTTCGAGGAGACGCTCCAGAAGGCCATCCGCATGCTCAACATTGGGGAAGAAGGACTGTTCCCCGCCTCCATGGAATTCGACGACCTTGCCCGCGAGCTCAAACGGCCGACGCCCCGCCGCATCTTCGCCGTCGCCCAGGCCCTGCACGGCGAGTGGAGCGTGGAAGAAGTGAACGCCGCCACGGGCATCGACCTTTGGTTCCTCCGGCGCATCCAAGCCATAGCACAAACCTCCAAGGACCTCTTCAAGTCCAAGACCGCCCCCCTGGAAGACGACCTGCTGCACAAGGCGAAACTCATGGGCTTCTCCGACCGAGGCATCGGGCAGATCCGGGACCAAAGGACGCAGGAGATCCGCGACCAGAGGATACGTGCGAAGATCCTCCCCGTTGTGAAGCAGGTGGATACGCTCGGCGGGGAATTCCCTGCGCAGACGAATTACCTGTACATGACGTATAACGGGATGGAGGATGATATTCATTTCGGAGCTTACGGCCCTCAGCTTTCAGCGATCAGCGACGATCAGCAGCCAACGGAAAGCTCGAAGCTGAAAGCTGACCGCCCGGTGGCGATCGTATTGGGAGGAGGTCCGTATTCCATCGGTTCTTCCGTGGAGTTCGACTGGTGCTGCGTGCAGGCCGCCCACGAGCTGCAGCGGCAGGGTTACTCCGTCTCCATGATCAACAGCAACCCCGAAACGGTGAGCACGGACTACGACGAATGCGACGCGTTGTTCTTCGAAGAGCTGAGCGACGAGCGCGTGCGCGACATCGTGGAGCGGCTCAACCCCGAGGGCGTGGTGGTCTCCATGGGCGGCCAAATCCCCAACTCCCTTGCACGGAAATTGGCGTCGGCGGGCATTCCCCTCTTCGGCACTTCCGCCACGGATATCGACCGCGCGGAGGACCGGCACAAGTTCAGCTCCTTCCTCGACGAGATCAAGGTGGACCAGCCGGAGTGGAAGGAATTCGCGGACGTCGCGGTGGCGCAGGACTTCTGTGAAAAAGTGGGGTACCCCGTGATCGTGCGTCCCAGCTACGTGCTCTCCGGCGCCGCCATGGCCGTGGTCCACTCGGGCAAGGACCTGGAAGCGTTCCTGGAACAGGCGTCGCTCGTCTCCAAGGATTCCCCCGTGGTCATCTCCAAGTTCGAACAGGGCGCGAAGGAGATCGATTTCGACGGCGTTGCGCAGGAAGGAAAGCTGCTCCTCTACGCCTTCTCCGAGCACATCGAGAATGCCGGCGTGCATTCGGGCGACTCCACCATGGTGCTCCCCTCCCAGCGCGTGAACCTTGCCACGCTCCGCCAGCTCAAGGTGATCGCCAAGAAGATCGCCGCAGGCCTCCGCATCTCCGGCCCCTTCAACATCCAGTTCCTCGCCAAGAACAACCGCCTCAAAGTGATCGAGTGCAACGTGCGCGCCAGCCGCAGCTTCCCCTTCTGCAGCAAGGTGACCGGCCAGAACTTCGCGGTGCTCGCCACGCAGTCGCTCCTCCGCCGCGCCCCGCCGGACAAGCGGTACCAGACGGTGGACTTGGACCACGTGGCGGTGAAGGCGGCGCAATTCAGCTTCGGCAGGCTGAAGGGGGCGGATCCCCGCCTGGGCGTGGAGATGGCGAGCACGGGCGAGGTGGCCTGCTTCGGGCTCAACGCGGAACAGGCTCTCCTTACCGCCCTCGTAGCCGTGGGGTTCAAGCTGCCGAAGAAGAGCATCCTGCTCACCGTGGGCAAGCTGGAGGACAAGATGGACATCCTCCCCGCCGTCCAGGCGCTGCACGAGAAGGGCTACGTCTTCTTCGCCACGCTGCGCACGCATGAGTTCCTGCAGAGCCGCGGCATCCCCAGCGCCCTCCTCCACAAGGTCTCCGAACCGCGCAGCCCCAACATCCGCGAGTACCTGGAGCAGAAGCGGATCGACCTGGTGATCAACATCCCCACGCACTTTACCGTGGACGAGCAGACCGACGGCTACTATATCCGCCGTATCGCCACGGACCAGGGCGTCCCGCTCCTCACGAACGTCCAACTCGTCAAACGCGTGGTGGAGGCGTTGGTGCAGGAGGATATCACCAAGCTGCCGGTGATGCGGTGGCCGGATTTGCTGAAGGAAGGGGCGGGGAATTAG
- the greA gene encoding transcription elongation factor GreA: MVPTDDFISDDDQAVGGSTGFSGDDDDQTLVTKEGLKKLKDELEELKTTRRTEVAQRLKEAISYGDLSENSEYEEAKNEQAFVEGRILELEQKIKNAKIISEKKQIGRGKEIDIGSTVTVANLTDGDEPERYTIVGSTEADPLEHKISNESPMGKALIGRHKGENVEISSPSGILEFEILNVA; the protein is encoded by the coding sequence ATGGTGCCTACAGACGATTTCATCAGCGACGATGACCAGGCGGTCGGCGGTTCCACAGGCTTCAGCGGGGACGACGATGACCAAACGTTGGTGACCAAAGAGGGGCTCAAGAAGCTCAAGGACGAATTGGAGGAGCTCAAGACCACGCGGCGCACGGAAGTGGCGCAGCGCCTCAAGGAGGCCATCTCCTACGGCGACCTTTCCGAGAACTCCGAGTATGAGGAAGCCAAGAACGAACAAGCCTTCGTGGAGGGGCGCATCCTGGAACTGGAGCAGAAGATCAAGAACGCCAAGATCATCAGCGAAAAGAAGCAGATCGGCCGCGGGAAGGAGATAGACATCGGTTCTACGGTGACGGTGGCGAACCTCACGGACGGCGACGAACCGGAGAGGTACACCATCGTGGGCTCCACCGAAGCCGACCCCCTGGAGCACAAGATCAGCAACGAATCCCCCATGGGCAAAGCCCTCATCGGAAGGCACAAGGGTGAGAACGTGGAGATCTCCTCGCCCTCGGGAATTCTGGAGTTCGAGATCTTGAATGTAGCTTGA
- the holA gene encoding DNA polymerase III subunit delta, with the protein MAASLFYFTGGNAFAVREEKRAWQKQFEEKHGPENLVVLQALDVKYRTLLDEVSVAPFIAGKRLLIIEGTPSFTKEEVELLLGSIHPDCVLVIADAHPDKRLSAVKALLKAAQVKEFTVLDGKRLGQWMATYAATHHGSFAPGAAEHLVTFVGEDQDALAQEIVKLVTYAGDRPVTKEDVDALAVSSGEQEVWKLTNLLGEGKGDEALRYARRLLAHGEDPFSLWSILLWMLRTLVTVTAAVKAGERNPAKIASVYKVPFPSARNLLRLAQDVPLASLQALLVWATDTDKALKTGGFKSTKEAPEELLALIDQFIVRSAKLVV; encoded by the coding sequence ATGGCGGCTTCCTTATTCTACTTCACCGGCGGAAATGCCTTCGCTGTCCGGGAGGAGAAGCGCGCATGGCAGAAACAGTTTGAGGAAAAGCATGGGCCGGAGAATCTCGTCGTACTGCAAGCACTGGATGTCAAGTACCGCACGCTCCTTGATGAAGTGAGCGTGGCTCCCTTCATAGCGGGTAAGCGCCTCCTCATCATCGAGGGAACGCCTTCCTTCACCAAGGAAGAAGTGGAGCTGCTCCTGGGCTCCATCCACCCCGATTGCGTTCTTGTGATCGCGGATGCGCATCCCGATAAGCGCCTCTCCGCCGTGAAAGCGTTGCTCAAGGCGGCGCAAGTGAAGGAGTTCACCGTCCTGGACGGAAAGCGCCTGGGCCAGTGGATGGCAACTTACGCCGCAACGCACCACGGGTCGTTCGCCCCAGGCGCCGCGGAGCATTTGGTCACGTTTGTGGGGGAAGATCAGGATGCGCTGGCGCAGGAGATCGTCAAACTCGTGACGTACGCGGGGGATCGCCCGGTCACAAAGGAAGACGTTGATGCGTTGGCCGTTTCTTCGGGAGAACAGGAAGTGTGGAAGCTCACGAACCTTCTGGGGGAAGGGAAAGGGGATGAGGCGCTGCGGTACGCGCGGCGGCTGCTGGCGCACGGGGAAGACCCATTCTCCCTCTGGAGCATCCTCCTCTGGATGCTCCGCACGCTCGTCACGGTCACCGCGGCGGTGAAGGCGGGGGAGCGTAATCCGGCGAAGATCGCCTCCGTCTACAAGGTGCCGTTCCCCAGCGCGCGCAACCTGCTCCGGCTGGCGCAAGACGTTCCCCTGGCCTCCCTGCAGGCCTTGCTCGTGTGGGCGACCGATACGGACAAGGCGCTCAAGACGGGGGGGTTCAAGTCCACCAAAGAAGCACCCGAGGAACTCTTGGCCCTCATCGACCAATTCATCGTGCGGTCGGCAAAGCTCGTCGTCTAG
- a CDS encoding fibronectin type III domain-containing protein: MATLNRRHWYALGATLAAIVLTFSALNATPSWRAQTAEEEEGVTAEEEAIVAEEGAGDVPAEGTAEESSTSSEGDTADTGSTVSLFLRPHCELADQAECPAFTVRDPLTLETESLRAGDILDLDIVVRNDLLVPLSRVRSWLQYDPEILQGMDIQASTSLPIPAPGEEDYDAERGYVMIDVEAESEEGLADALIPVAQVTFTVKDVPGGGETMLTFHDLEGNPPHTAVYTAGLEATEVLGDTLGVLAVRIEENTVSSSSAPVEASSATGEVISVPETVAEEVPVGEETHPAPAEETVAPEQFVLLQVQNVRVTTEGTTLYVAWDALPSPNIRGFHVYYGTQTGRYIQRRTVRPDETGIAIRSLTQGTTYYAAVRGFNEDNEETAFSQEAAVTIGDPTTSTAPLRTLTGLTGNPLQGQAAYVPGDSGLGTTATLLLIASAVMGTLIASRRQTHLRAAPHA, translated from the coding sequence ATGGCAACCTTGAACCGCCGCCACTGGTACGCTCTTGGCGCAACACTCGCGGCCATTGTCCTCACCTTCTCCGCCCTCAATGCCACGCCCTCCTGGCGTGCGCAAACGGCGGAAGAGGAGGAAGGCGTAACGGCGGAAGAGGAGGCGATTGTTGCGGAGGAAGGGGCCGGTGACGTTCCAGCGGAAGGGACGGCGGAAGAGTCTTCCACCTCATCCGAAGGCGATACAGCCGATACCGGATCCACCGTATCGCTCTTCTTGCGTCCCCATTGCGAATTGGCGGACCAGGCGGAATGCCCCGCATTCACCGTGCGTGATCCCCTCACATTGGAAACGGAATCCCTCCGCGCAGGCGATATTCTGGATTTGGACATCGTGGTACGCAACGACCTGCTCGTTCCCCTCTCCCGGGTACGCTCATGGCTGCAGTACGATCCGGAAATCCTGCAAGGAATGGATATCCAGGCGAGCACTTCCCTCCCCATCCCCGCCCCCGGCGAGGAGGATTATGATGCGGAGCGGGGGTATGTGATGATCGATGTGGAAGCAGAATCGGAAGAGGGTTTGGCGGACGCGCTCATCCCCGTGGCGCAGGTGACGTTCACCGTGAAGGATGTTCCCGGTGGCGGCGAAACGATGCTCACGTTCCATGACCTGGAAGGCAACCCTCCCCACACCGCCGTTTACACGGCCGGATTGGAGGCAACCGAGGTGTTGGGAGATACCCTGGGTGTTCTGGCCGTGAGGATTGAAGAGAACACTGTCTCCTCCTCTTCCGCACCGGTTGAAGCGTCTTCCGCTACGGGGGAGGTTATTTCGGTCCCGGAAACAGTCGCCGAGGAAGTACCCGTGGGGGAGGAAACACACCCCGCACCGGCAGAGGAAACAGTTGCTCCCGAGCAGTTTGTCCTTCTCCAAGTACAGAACGTCCGTGTGACCACGGAAGGGACCACGCTCTACGTCGCTTGGGACGCCCTCCCTTCCCCCAACATAAGGGGATTCCACGTCTACTACGGGACACAGACGGGCCGTTACATTCAGCGGCGCACCGTCCGCCCCGACGAAACGGGTATCGCCATCCGTTCCCTCACGCAAGGGACCACCTATTACGCGGCAGTCCGCGGCTTCAACGAGGACAACGAGGAGACCGCCTTCAGCCAGGAGGCTGCGGTCACCATCGGCGACCCGACCACTTCCACGGCCCCCCTCCGCACCCTTACGGGCCTCACCGGCAATCCGCTTCAAGGGCAGGCGGCGTACGTCCCCGGCGATTCCGGGCTGGGCACAACCGCAACGCTCCTCCTCATCGCCTCCGCCGTTATGGGAACGCTCATAGCTTCCCGCAGACAGACACACCTCCGCGCCGCCCCCCATGCCTGA
- a CDS encoding type II secretion system protein has product MRLLFRKRKGFTLVELLLVMAIIALLASIVIAAINPQRQLAQARNTQRKANIQTIINAVYQYAIDNRGGMPGNIPSGSANRRPICMFDTAIASCTTATGAGNLGGVNLRMLSGTYLVGMPEDPSIPGALTASGTRYIIYRDAAGRIFVGAPAAELGQTIQTMR; this is encoded by the coding sequence ATGCGGTTACTGTTTCGCAAGAGGAAAGGGTTCACCCTGGTCGAGTTGCTGCTCGTGATGGCTATCATTGCACTGCTCGCGTCCATCGTCATCGCGGCCATCAATCCGCAGAGACAGCTGGCACAAGCCAGGAACACACAGAGGAAGGCGAATATCCAGACGATCATCAATGCCGTCTACCAGTACGCCATCGACAATAGGGGGGGAATGCCCGGGAACATCCCGTCCGGCAGCGCGAACAGGAGGCCCATCTGCATGTTCGATACGGCCATAGCCAGTTGCACAACGGCCACCGGCGCCGGCAATCTTGGAGGAGTGAACCTGCGCATGCTCTCCGGGACGTATTTGGTGGGAATGCCGGAGGACCCGAGCATCCCAGGCGCACTCACGGCTTCGGGCACGCGGTACATCATCTATAGGGATGCGGCAGGCCGTATCTTCGTCGGCGCGCCCGCCGCGGAGTTGGGGCAGACCATACAGACCATGCGGTGA
- a CDS encoding type II secretion system protein: MKSFLSSRRGFTLIELLLVIGIIAILASIVIIAINPTKQLGKARNAQRRSDINTILNAVYQYAIDNNGVLPGNIPSGASTAAAKPICMFDTNIASCTTATGAGNLNGVNLRSLSGTYLVGIPKDPSVPSTLTASGTRYMIYKDASSRITVFPATTDDSETITASR, translated from the coding sequence ATGAAAAGCTTCCTCTCAAGCCGACGAGGATTCACCCTCATCGAGCTCCTGCTCGTGATCGGCATCATCGCCATCCTGGCGAGCATTGTGATCATCGCCATCAACCCCACAAAGCAGTTGGGGAAGGCGCGCAATGCACAGCGCCGCAGCGACATCAATACCATCCTGAATGCCGTGTACCAGTACGCCATCGACAACAACGGCGTGCTGCCGGGGAACATTCCCTCGGGCGCGAGCACGGCGGCTGCAAAGCCCATTTGTATGTTCGATACGAACATTGCAAGTTGCACCACGGCCACCGGCGCGGGGAACCTGAACGGCGTGAACCTCCGTTCGCTTTCCGGCACGTATCTCGTGGGTATCCCCAAGGATCCCAGCGTGCCCAGCACCCTCACGGCGTCAGGGACGCGCTACATGATCTACAAGGATGCATCCAGCCGCATCACTGTGTTCCCCGCGACGACGGATGACAGTGAGACGATCACGGCGTCTCGGTAA